A window of the Candidatus Angelobacter sp. genome harbors these coding sequences:
- a CDS encoding ComF family protein → MNPTAPQAGLKSWLDAGLAFFYPPVCQLCYSESATTVDGYVGARCWQSVRFIKPPFCECCGLPYEGEITTHFECSNCREMELHFRFARAAVVAGKLVLEVIHRYKYQRALWFEPFLVDLLLRASRSTLGSGRWDMIVPVPLHPLKKREREFNQAERLAERLGAVVRIPVNTRVLRRVEPTRTQTLLTREERAANVRNAFVVRPGCQLDGGRVIIVDDVLTTGATTSACARALRKAGASDVGVWTVARGL, encoded by the coding sequence ATGAATCCGACGGCGCCGCAAGCGGGATTGAAAAGCTGGCTTGATGCCGGGCTCGCCTTTTTTTATCCTCCGGTTTGCCAACTCTGTTATTCCGAGTCCGCGACGACCGTGGATGGGTACGTTGGAGCGCGTTGCTGGCAGAGCGTGCGCTTCATCAAACCGCCGTTCTGCGAGTGTTGTGGCCTGCCGTATGAAGGCGAAATTACGACACACTTTGAATGCAGCAACTGCCGGGAGATGGAACTCCACTTCAGGTTCGCGCGTGCCGCGGTGGTCGCGGGCAAGCTCGTGCTCGAGGTCATCCACCGTTATAAATATCAACGGGCTCTCTGGTTCGAGCCGTTTCTGGTCGATCTGCTGTTGCGCGCCTCCCGATCCACGCTCGGCTCCGGGCGCTGGGACATGATCGTTCCCGTGCCATTGCACCCTTTGAAAAAACGCGAACGCGAATTCAACCAGGCCGAACGGCTGGCCGAACGCCTGGGCGCGGTTGTTCGGATTCCGGTGAACACACGCGTGTTGCGGCGCGTCGAACCCACCCGGACGCAGACGCTGCTCACGCGCGAGGAGCGCGCAGCGAACGTTCGCAACGCATTCGTTGTCCGGCCCGGTTGCCAACTCGACGGCGGACGGGTTATCATCGTGGACGACGTGTTGACCACCGGCGCCACGACGAGTGCCTGCGCCCGCGCGTTGCGAAAGGCCGGTGCCAGCGACGTCGGGGTGTGGACGGTTGCGCGCGGGTTATAA
- the accD gene encoding acetyl-CoA carboxylase, carboxyltransferase subunit beta, translating into MSTTTFTKKALGLESVEPAVTPPPAGTEATFTKKPKLGSTKSKKRDIPEGLWTKCPKCSTMIFDKELDDNLKVCVKCGHHFPIGARERINALVETCTFEEMDADMTSVDPLRFVDRIPYTTRIQEHQTSTRLKDAVITGICKINDHRVALGVMDFSFIAATLGSVVGEKLTRLIEKATEKELPLIIISTSGGARMQEGMLSLMQMAKTCGALAYHAEAKLPYISVLTHPTTAGVMASYASVGDLILAEPGAMIGFAGPRVIKDTTQAELPPGFQTAEFLMDHGLIDAIVPRKEMKERFTDYLEFLTERIKKAAAPRRGEDSDTRQ; encoded by the coding sequence ATGTCCACGACCACTTTCACTAAAAAGGCCCTGGGTCTGGAATCCGTCGAGCCGGCCGTGACTCCACCGCCCGCCGGGACTGAGGCCACGTTCACAAAAAAGCCGAAACTGGGATCGACCAAATCGAAGAAACGCGACATTCCGGAAGGTCTGTGGACGAAGTGCCCGAAATGCTCGACGATGATCTTCGACAAGGAACTGGACGACAACCTCAAAGTCTGCGTCAAATGCGGACACCATTTTCCGATTGGCGCACGCGAGCGCATCAATGCGCTCGTCGAGACCTGCACGTTCGAGGAGATGGACGCGGACATGACCAGTGTGGACCCGCTGAGATTTGTCGATCGGATTCCTTACACCACCCGCATTCAGGAACATCAGACCTCCACCCGATTGAAGGATGCGGTCATCACCGGAATCTGCAAAATCAACGACCATCGGGTGGCGCTCGGCGTGATGGATTTCAGTTTCATCGCCGCGACCCTGGGATCCGTGGTGGGCGAAAAGCTGACGCGGCTGATTGAAAAGGCGACGGAGAAAGAATTGCCGTTGATCATCATTTCCACCAGCGGCGGCGCACGGATGCAGGAAGGCATGCTGAGTCTGATGCAGATGGCCAAGACCTGCGGTGCGCTGGCGTATCACGCCGAAGCGAAGCTCCCTTACATCAGTGTGCTAACGCACCCGACCACCGCCGGCGTCATGGCCAGCTACGCGAGCGTGGGAGACCTCATCCTCGCCGAACCGGGCGCGATGATTGGATTTGCCGGACCGCGCGTGATTAAAGACACCACGCAAGCGGAGTTGCCGCCGGGGTTTCAGACCGCGGAATTCCTCATGGATCACGGCCTCATTGACGCCATCGTGCCGCGAAAGGAAATGAAGGAACGCTTTACCGACTACCTCGAATTCCTGACCGAGCGCATAAAGAAAGCGGCCGCGCCGCGCCGCGGTGAGGACAGTGACACGCGCCAGTGA
- a CDS encoding acetyl xylan esterase: protein MNSNLYPLLVLVVSFFASPRAFPGQTLPASDQRAANFKDLNTPRTFPKIESRAAWEARAKEIREQILVSCGLWPLPEKTPLGAHIFGKVERDGYSVEKVYFRPYPGFYLAGNLYRPLGKGNGPFPAVLNPHGHWSNGRMADTSEGSIAARCINLAKQGMIAFSYDMVGYNDTRFPDWPAGEEFYKTHRRFGTNEVNLLWNISLMGLQTWNSIRALDFLESLPDADKSRLACTGASGGGTQTFILGAVDDRLAAQAPAVMVSHSMQGGCSCENAPGLRVEYSNMEIAAAPAPRPQIMIAATGDWTKMMLTVEGPAVAGIYKLFNKEDQLRYVRFDFNHNYNQTSREAVYGWFDQWLLGQPGSPSTREAPYTKEPDSDLRVFPDGRLPDDALTERAFVRSLVKRGEAQLERLRPRDQASLEKFRREMTPAWKHTLQISFPESDVLVEAGEVRNVGDYVVSTLAVGRAGKGDRLPVLMISPKRDALRNLVVLAHPDGKSAWLDRSGAPVGLARKILDRGNSVILFDAFRTGELASEAAQARRHQDLFFTAYNRTDLQERVQDCATVCSFAQAHTKGRRVILCGTERAGLWALLAAPAAASVAADCDLLDSGDDSVLMEPDLFVPGLRRIGGFAGAAALAAPHPLLLFNTGKNFSTTLLQGAYTAAGASGMFRAEQQRPTDDALADWLDK, encoded by the coding sequence ATGAACTCCAACCTTTATCCACTACTGGTCCTGGTCGTTTCGTTTTTTGCGTCACCGCGCGCTTTCCCGGGGCAAACGTTGCCTGCTTCCGATCAACGCGCCGCGAACTTCAAGGATTTGAACACACCGCGCACGTTTCCGAAAATCGAGTCGAGGGCGGCATGGGAGGCGCGCGCCAAAGAAATTCGCGAACAGATCCTTGTCAGTTGCGGACTGTGGCCGTTGCCGGAGAAAACGCCGCTGGGTGCCCATATTTTTGGGAAAGTCGAACGCGATGGCTACAGCGTCGAGAAGGTTTATTTCCGACCCTACCCCGGCTTCTATCTCGCGGGAAATCTGTATCGGCCACTCGGCAAAGGGAACGGTCCGTTTCCTGCAGTTCTGAATCCGCATGGCCACTGGTCGAATGGACGAATGGCTGACACAAGCGAGGGGAGCATTGCAGCGCGCTGCATTAATTTAGCCAAACAAGGGATGATTGCGTTTTCCTACGACATGGTCGGCTACAATGATACCCGGTTTCCGGACTGGCCTGCAGGCGAGGAATTCTACAAAACACATCGGCGTTTCGGCACGAACGAGGTGAACCTGCTCTGGAATATCAGTCTGATGGGATTGCAGACCTGGAACAGCATCCGCGCTCTTGATTTTCTGGAGTCGCTGCCCGACGCGGACAAATCGCGGCTCGCCTGCACTGGCGCATCGGGAGGCGGCACGCAAACATTCATCCTCGGCGCCGTGGACGACCGGCTGGCGGCACAGGCGCCGGCGGTGATGGTTTCGCACTCGATGCAGGGCGGCTGTTCGTGCGAGAACGCGCCCGGCCTGCGCGTGGAGTACTCGAACATGGAAATAGCCGCCGCTCCCGCGCCGCGGCCGCAGATCATGATCGCGGCGACCGGCGACTGGACGAAAATGATGCTGACGGTTGAAGGCCCCGCAGTAGCGGGCATCTACAAGTTATTCAACAAGGAAGATCAGTTGCGTTACGTGCGTTTCGATTTCAACCACAACTATAATCAGACGAGCCGCGAGGCGGTATACGGCTGGTTCGACCAGTGGTTGCTCGGGCAGCCGGGCTCGCCATCAACCAGAGAGGCGCCCTACACCAAGGAACCAGACTCCGACCTGCGCGTTTTTCCGGATGGCAGGCTGCCGGACGACGCGCTGACCGAACGCGCGTTCGTCCGGTCACTGGTCAAGAGGGGCGAAGCCCAGCTGGAACGATTACGCCCTCGCGATCAGGCGTCTCTGGAGAAATTCAGGAGGGAAATGACTCCCGCATGGAAACACACTTTACAGATCAGTTTTCCCGAGAGTGACGTGCTCGTTGAAGCTGGTGAAGTCCGGAATGTAGGAGACTATGTGGTCTCGACGCTTGCAGTCGGCCGGGCAGGCAAAGGAGACCGGCTGCCCGTGTTGATGATTTCGCCGAAGCGCGACGCTTTGCGAAACCTTGTCGTGCTCGCGCATCCGGATGGCAAGTCGGCATGGCTCGACAGGAGCGGCGCGCCAGTCGGTCTCGCCAGGAAAATCCTGGACCGCGGCAATTCGGTGATACTGTTCGACGCATTCCGGACGGGCGAACTGGCCAGTGAAGCCGCGCAGGCGCGCAGGCATCAGGATCTCTTTTTCACCGCCTATAATCGTACCGATTTACAGGAGCGAGTTCAGGACTGTGCCACGGTTTGCTCATTTGCGCAGGCGCACACGAAAGGTCGTCGGGTCATCCTCTGTGGGACAGAGCGCGCGGGCTTGTGGGCTTTGCTCGCCGCGCCCGCGGCGGCGTCGGTAGCAGCCGATTGCGATTTGCTTGATTCGGGCGACGATTCTGTCCTGATGGAACCGGACCTGTTCGTCCCCGGCCTCCGGAGAATCGGCGGTTTTGCCGGTGCCGCTGCGTTGGCCGCGCCTCACCCGCTCTTGCTGTTCAACACGGGAAAGAATTTTTCTACAACCCTGCTTCAAGGCGCTTATACGGCGGCCGGGGCCTCGGGCATGTTTCGCGCTGAACAGCAGCGGCCAACGGACGACGCGCTTGCCGATTGGCTG